Proteins from one Streptosporangium becharense genomic window:
- a CDS encoding sulfite exporter TauE/SafE family protein yields MPSLDIAQWVVVLLSLFLVGFSKTGVSGAGTVAIALFALVLPTKQSTGMLLPLLLVGDVVAVLSYRRHADWPRLLRLFPWVAAGVVAGAVVVRWVDDAQMRRLIGGILLAITAVHLWNRRRGPDASLARHRPVAALAGLLAGFATMTANAAGPIMALYLLAAGLPILGFLGTSAWFFLSINAFKVPFSVALGLITPATLVFAAFTAPAVLAGAAAGRAVVGRIDRTWFERVTLALTVLAALRLLV; encoded by the coding sequence ATGCCCTCCCTCGACATCGCCCAGTGGGTGGTGGTACTGCTCTCCCTGTTCCTGGTCGGCTTCTCCAAGACCGGCGTCTCCGGCGCCGGGACGGTGGCGATCGCCCTGTTCGCCCTCGTCCTGCCGACCAAGCAGTCGACCGGCATGCTGCTGCCGCTGCTGCTCGTGGGCGACGTGGTCGCCGTGCTCTCCTACCGACGCCACGCGGACTGGCCCCGGTTGCTGCGGCTGTTCCCGTGGGTGGCCGCCGGGGTGGTCGCCGGCGCCGTCGTCGTCCGCTGGGTGGACGACGCCCAGATGAGACGGCTCATCGGCGGGATCCTGCTGGCGATCACCGCCGTCCACCTGTGGAACCGCCGCCGCGGCCCGGACGCCTCGCTCGCCCGCCATCGGCCGGTGGCCGCCCTGGCGGGCCTCCTGGCCGGCTTCGCCACCATGACGGCCAACGCGGCAGGGCCGATCATGGCCCTGTACCTTCTCGCGGCGGGCCTGCCGATACTGGGCTTCCTCGGCACCAGCGCGTGGTTCTTCCTGTCGATCAACGCCTTCAAGGTGCCGTTCAGCGTCGCGCTCGGTCTCATCACCCCGGCCACCCTCGTCTTCGCCGCGTTCACCGCCCCGGCGGTCCTGGCCGGTGCCGCGGCCGGGCGCGCGGTCGTCGGCCGCATCGACAGGACGTGGTTCGAGCGGGTCACCCTGGCCCTCACCGTCCTGGCCGCGCTGCGCCTGCTGGTCTGA
- a CDS encoding RidA family protein, whose amino-acid sequence MSTGVRLIRHRELAQTVDYAYAAVAEAPVRSIWVAGACPLDAEGRTVAVGDYAGQAHQVMCNLVTALEGAGASLTDVVKTTVYVASSRQADLVEAWEVYREYMGTHDVPSTLLGVTVLGYDDQLVEVEAVAVITGAPGPGDAPGARPA is encoded by the coding sequence ATGAGCACGGGCGTCCGGCTGATCCGCCACCGGGAACTCGCCCAGACGGTCGACTACGCCTACGCGGCGGTCGCCGAGGCACCGGTGCGCTCCATCTGGGTCGCGGGGGCCTGCCCCCTGGACGCGGAGGGCAGGACGGTCGCGGTGGGAGACTACGCGGGGCAGGCGCACCAGGTGATGTGCAACCTCGTCACCGCCCTGGAGGGGGCCGGGGCGTCGCTGACCGACGTCGTCAAGACCACCGTGTACGTGGCCTCCTCCCGACAGGCCGACCTGGTCGAGGCATGGGAGGTCTACCGGGAGTACATGGGGACGCACGACGTCCCGAGCACATTGCTCGGCGTGACGGTGCTCGGCTACGACGACCAGCTCGTCGAGGTCGAGGCGGTGGCCGTGATCACCGGTGCCCCAGGCCCCGGGGACGCCCCGGGTGCTCGCCCGGCGTGA
- a CDS encoding response regulator transcription factor has protein sequence MSGEPIRILLAEDEHLIRGALAALLSLEDDLSVVAQAATGAETLAMARVFRPDVAMLDLQLPDLDGVSVARMLHGELPGCRTMIVTSHGRPGYLKRALSAGVRGFLPKTVSAAVLADVVRTIHAGGRYVDPQLAAEAIGAGDSPLTPREADVLELAAEGAPVEEIARRAALSPGTVRNYLSSAAGKVGAANRHEAARIARRYGWI, from the coding sequence GTGAGCGGCGAGCCGATCCGGATCCTGCTCGCCGAGGACGAGCACCTCATCCGGGGTGCCTTGGCGGCGCTGCTGTCCCTCGAAGACGATCTGAGCGTGGTGGCCCAGGCGGCCACCGGCGCCGAGACGCTCGCCATGGCCCGTGTCTTCCGGCCGGACGTGGCCATGCTCGACCTGCAACTGCCCGACCTGGACGGTGTGAGCGTGGCCCGCATGCTCCACGGGGAACTGCCGGGCTGCCGCACCATGATCGTCACGAGTCACGGCCGTCCCGGGTACCTGAAACGGGCGCTCTCGGCCGGCGTACGCGGCTTCCTGCCGAAGACCGTCTCCGCCGCCGTGCTGGCCGACGTCGTGCGCACGATCCACGCCGGGGGCCGCTACGTCGACCCGCAGCTCGCCGCCGAGGCGATCGGCGCGGGCGACAGCCCGCTCACTCCACGCGAGGCCGACGTGCTGGAACTGGCCGCCGAGGGGGCTCCGGTGGAGGAGATAGCCCGCCGGGCGGCGCTGTCGCCCGGGACCGTACGGAACTATCTCTCCTCCGCGGCCGGGAAGGTCGGTGCCGCGAACCGCCACGAGGCCGCGCGCATCGCCCGGCGGTACGGCTGGATCTGA
- a CDS encoding sensor histidine kinase: MGGSRMTDRWRRRSQAERWDLGTRIMLCGTYVFEPVWSATMLGPEVGVFARWAMLIWLTLHALACALLVHAGMDHYLGRRPRPVRLIALVCGLTVVGVVAGVAAYPDAQPGHPDGPASGLVVVMAPAFVAAVSAAVSLPVTAGVLAAATVTKFAVSRIEGAPVSIALPAAIGLCGLVAAWTLTFRVSTWGVKSVWEMEHSVRLRARLAVAEERLRFARDLHDVIGRNLSVVALKSELAVRLAERGRSGAVEEMREVRRIAEESLTEMREVVRGYRTADLDTELAGARAVLASAGVHCRVVGDGHGLSTEAQSTLGWVVREGTTNVLRHSEARTCTVSLSRSSTGGADRLTLTMENDGAAGPVPAGGHRPIGNGFPGVAERLAALGGSVTAGWEPPDRFRLTAELPLPATASGGDPVTGVTPPPPVPAGPLPAQGKTADTGPGVVPEKTATTGPLPAQGRETR, encoded by the coding sequence GTGGGCGGGAGCAGGATGACGGACCGGTGGCGGCGGCGAAGCCAGGCGGAGCGCTGGGACCTGGGGACCCGGATCATGCTCTGCGGGACGTACGTGTTCGAGCCGGTGTGGAGTGCCACCATGCTCGGCCCCGAGGTGGGGGTGTTCGCACGATGGGCGATGCTGATCTGGCTCACTCTGCACGCCCTCGCCTGCGCGCTGCTCGTCCACGCGGGAATGGACCACTACCTGGGGCGCCGGCCCCGGCCGGTGAGACTGATCGCCCTCGTCTGCGGGCTCACGGTCGTGGGCGTGGTGGCCGGGGTCGCGGCCTACCCGGACGCGCAACCCGGCCATCCCGACGGTCCTGCCTCCGGTCTGGTGGTCGTCATGGCGCCCGCGTTCGTCGCCGCCGTGTCGGCGGCGGTGTCGCTCCCGGTCACCGCGGGCGTGCTGGCGGCGGCCACGGTGACGAAGTTCGCGGTGTCCCGGATTGAGGGCGCCCCCGTCTCGATCGCCCTGCCCGCCGCGATCGGCCTGTGCGGCCTCGTGGCCGCCTGGACGCTCACGTTCCGCGTCTCGACGTGGGGGGTGAAGAGCGTCTGGGAGATGGAGCACTCCGTCAGGCTGCGTGCCCGCCTCGCGGTCGCCGAGGAGCGGCTGCGCTTCGCCCGCGACCTGCACGACGTGATCGGCCGCAACCTGTCGGTGGTGGCTCTCAAGAGTGAGCTCGCCGTGCGGCTGGCCGAACGCGGCCGGTCCGGGGCGGTGGAGGAGATGCGCGAGGTGCGCAGGATCGCGGAGGAGTCGTTGACCGAGATGCGCGAGGTGGTGCGCGGATACCGCACCGCCGACCTCGACACGGAACTGGCCGGCGCCAGGGCGGTCCTCGCCTCGGCGGGGGTGCACTGCCGGGTGGTCGGTGACGGGCACGGCCTGTCCACCGAGGCGCAGAGCACCCTCGGCTGGGTGGTGCGGGAGGGCACGACGAACGTGCTGCGGCACAGCGAGGCGCGCACGTGCACGGTGTCCCTGAGCCGGTCGTCGACCGGCGGCGCCGACCGGCTGACCCTGACCATGGAGAACGACGGGGCGGCGGGCCCGGTGCCCGCCGGCGGGCACCGGCCGATCGGCAACGGTTTCCCCGGGGTGGCGGAACGGCTCGCAGCGCTCGGCGGAAGCGTCACCGCCGGATGGGAGCCGCCCGACCGGTTCCGTCTCACCGCCGAACTGCCGCTGCCCGCGACCGCCTCCGGAGGGGACCCGGTGACCGGCGTGACACCGCCGCCGCCCGTGCCCGCGGGGCCGCTCCCGGCCCAGGGGAAGACGGCGGACACCGGGCCGGGCGTGGTCCCGGAGAAGACCGCGACCACCGGGCCGCTCCCGGCCCAGGGGAGGGAGACCCGGTGA